Within Aspergillus oryzae RIB40 DNA, chromosome 2, the genomic segment TCCTTGGGGCTGACACGGTTTGTCGCCGGACTGCTTGCTAGAGGTGCCAACCCAGACGTGCAGGACAACACTGGGAATACGCCAATGCATCTGGCCGCCTTGAACGGCCATGCCCATATCGTCAACAGGCTCCGTCTGGCTGGAGCAAATGTCAATAACCGTAGCATTCGCGGTTTTACTCCCGCTGACATTGCTTCTACCCTACCCGCTCATCAAGCTGCTTTGGTCCCAGCGCAGCATCGCCGCTCACGAAGCGTTGGGTCATTGGCATCGTCGCGACGCAGACACAGTAGCTCTGCCTCCCTTCATTCGCTGTGGGAGTCTTCCTCGGGTTCGTTCGATGAAGCCATCGATGACTCGTCTGATCTGGATGAGGACGACAGTGACGACCTCGAGTTTACGGTGTCACGGCGGTCAAGCATGCATCACGACGTGCCGGCACCGCTCCCGAATGCCGACCAAGCCTCGGCGCCTGAGGACGCGCGACCATTCTCTCCGCCCGCCGCCCTTGTCGCTTGGCGGAATCAGTTACAGACTCAAATCAATCAGTTCCAGCAAAGCGTGGCCAATGCGTTCCCTAATCTTCCCGCATTGCCACCCATGCCGGCTTTGCCTGACTATCAAGCGCACCCGATGATGCGTCGCATTACCAACCTTGTTCCACACCGGCCTTCCACCGCCCGGTCGGCTAAGGAAGGCTGGTGGGACCTCCTGACGGGCAATTCTGCCCCCAACGCCACGGACCTGCCTTCTTACGAAGAGCTGTACCCGCAGCAGGATGAACAGGGTGGCGAAGATGTGACCCGTATGAAAAAATCGAGCATGTTACAAGCGGCTACAGATGCAGTTTTGGATCAACATTTTGAGGCACAGGCCAGTGCGCAAGCCAGCACATCTCGCACAGTCACTGCCAAGCAGGAGAACGAGGATCTTAAGGATATCCGTATTGGAAAAAGGGTGATCTCTCGCGAGCAGCAAAAGCATCTCCGTGAACAGCAAGCACAGAGGATGAAGGGTCTTGGTAGTGATCGCAATCTGTACTTTATTTGGGTAAGTTGGACTGCTAGCGCATGTTTCCGTTATGTTTCCCGTTACTGACTGCTTTTAGATTcctcttctggttctggttATCTGTGCATGGGCTCGAAGCTATGTTCCCGGCATTTGGCAAGGATTCTCGAGCGGTGTTGAGTTTGTGAAGACCCGCTATGCGCAGCGCGCTTTGGATCTTGGGGCTTAGAAACtcattttccctctctttttaccTTTATTTCCCCCTATTTCCCCCATActtccctcccttccccttaattttcctttttgcgGTCTGTTATTTCAAGCTCGGGCGTTATGTCCTCTAGGCGGGTGACATCATCGGTTTTTCTTatattgttgtttggttCGCTGTTTCGACATAATGATGGGATACGATTAGGTGTTTTGCACTGTGAGCATTGTTCATTTGAAATATTGTACAGAGCTGTTGGTTTTAACATGATCGGGTTATCCTGATTGTGAGGGAAGTCAATCAAGCGATGGTGAATATCTACTGTGTATATAGTTCCCTATTAATTCAAATAGAGCCTTTGAAGATACTTGAAGATACCGTGGTTGCAATAAGCTGTGTCGTTGCGAGTTTGTCATGCTGTTTATTTTGCGTATAGATATAAATAAGTGTATATAAAGACCACCGTAGGATGCCAAGAGGGAGCCGCAACGCGGAGAAGGCGGTCTCCGTTCTCGAACAAACAGCCTTTAGTTCCTGCCCCCGAAACTCACTTTATTCGCCGTTTCCAGATACTACTTTTCCGGTTAGGAAATTGGGATTGCTCCAACGGCATGCTTCTTGGAAGCTAGTCTTCTGTCACAGCCCGAAACGCCCTCGGGAAACATGGATCCCTCACCACAGGCGGGCTCAAGCAGTGTCACCGGTGTGTGAAGACCGCAACGGTCCTAGCAACCCTTACTGACTGATCTGAATCTTCAGTCGAATATACCGACCCCTCCGGCTTGTTCCCTCTCGTCCAACCTGTTCTTGCGAACAAACTACCCCTGAAGAACCTCCACTGGAAGTCGCCCACCCGCCCCGTTCGATCCATCGAGTCCCTCCGCATCGGCTTTGTCCCTGCCCAGAATGAGGCCAACGAGCGCGAATCCTCCGGCGATAGCGCAGTGCCGCATCGACGTCACCAAATCCCCGGCCTCCGTCAGACTCCCTATTTAAAGATCTTCCTCTTACGGtgcgatgataatgataccTACAAATCGACTTCCAGGAAGGCATTGCGCGAATGGATCAAATCTCATGCCTCGATGTCGCAGTCCACCACAAGCCAGGAGAAACATGACGCATGTGAATGGTTGATTTTACATGTTGTGCAAGACGGAGATGGCGCGGAAAAGGCTATGCCATCGTCCAAGTGGGGTCGCGCCACTACGACggtcctggagaaggtcaaggctgATTTCAATGGCACCTCGAAGTCTGCCGTGGACCGGGTAGCTCAGTTGCGTCTACCTAAGCAGGGAACCACGCAGAAACCACCTGATTTGGCTGACCAGCTGGAGGACTTgatcgagaagatcaagaatggcATTCTCGCATCTTTCGATCTTCGCGTGGCACAATACGAAgaggatatcaaggagaaagattCCCAGAGAAGTCTGCCCGGATGGAACTTTTGCACTTTTTTTATCTTGAAGGAGGGTCTTGCGCGAGGTTTCGAAAATGTAGGGTTGTTTGACGATGCGCTCCTGGGATACGATGAACTTTCTATCGGACTGGATACTGCGATTGATGAACAACTTGAGGGCAGCGGCGAGCCTCACGGTAGTACCTTTTTGATGCACACCGAGGATTGGCAGAAGAAGGCTAAGGCGGCCTTGGAATCCCCAGTAGCTCcgaaggacgaggaagatgaagagccAACCCCGATTCCCGAGCTCGACGTGGACGATTTCCCCATCGACTCGAACAAGAAGGCCTACCGGGAGATGATCCTAGGAAGCAATATCTCTATTTTCGATTTCCGTATATACATTTTCTCGCGACAACTAACTTTACTCCTCAGGGCGGCGAAGGCTCCCTCGCTACTCAATAAGGAGCCCGATGCCGGTCAAACACGAGCCAATACGATTAAGAAGCCCGAAAACTTGATGCTTCTTTCAGAGATTTGCGAAAGAGCGACGGAGTTCATTAGCTTTTCTGCACGCAACCTCAGATGCGATCTAGAATCGGGGCTTGCCGATGTAGACAATGCCGGAAAAGCGGAGGTTATCAATAATCTGGTGTCATCTTGGGCATACGCTGCTGCATCGCAGATTTTATCACAAACATCCACGCCGACACTCACTCTCCCAGAGTCATCTTTGCATGCTATCACTTCCCCAGCAGACACTGCTCGAGACTTCAGACCAGAGTTACCCCGGCGCAGCAGTTCACTGGTCAGCCCACCCAAGACCCGTCCCGGTCGCTCCAATACGGATATTCTATCCCCAGATGCACTGTCTTCTGTTCATTCTGGACTAGGCCAAGGGATAGCAAAACTCGCGCTCGCTCCGGCTCCGAAGACCGGGTCTGAACAGTTAGCTTCCGCCAGGGGGGAGTTGCTGCTCATGGCTCGCCGAGTGATGGAAGAGATTGCTGGGCGTTGTGGATGGAGGGAGAAGTGGGATGATCTCGGCTTACTCTTTGATAGTGAAAGTGCTGGCAATAGTGATATGACGGAAGTCTCTCTAGATGACGGGATATCGCAGTCAGCAGAAAAGCCTCAAACGACCCATTATCTTTCGGGGATCGAACTGCCCCGGTTGAAGGCTGCTCTTCGCTCAAGAAAGTCCTTCCGCTCACACTTCGAAGAGCTAACGGATGATATGTATCGCCACCACATCACGGCAAACCGTACGTATTCCGCACAAATGGCCCTTGCGGACATGGCCCTCGTGAGGTTCCGGCAGAGCGACTACGGTGCAGCAGCCTCCTATTTTCACCAAATTACTCCTTTTTACGGCAGCAAACGGTGGACTATCCTGGAGGGTGTGATGCTAGAGATGTACGCGCGATGCTTGAAGGAATTGCAACGAAGTGAGGAGTATGTTCGGATGTCCCTTCGACTCCTTGCGAAGTTCGCCTCCCATAAGCAGTCGTGTCTGTCGACGCGGCAGAAGACCCTTGATGCGTCGTCAATATTTGCAGAAGAGGAATTAGTCTCACAATATATTGAGGAGTTGTTCGAGGCCTCCGATGCGCTACAGAAAGAGGTTACGGCCCCTTTGACTGATTTCTTCGCGGATTTGCATGTTAAACCTGCTATTATCCATTATAACGATAAGGACGGATTTCAGCTACAGCTTTCATTACGATTCCTCCTAGGAAAGCGAATTGAGGTTGACTCGATGAAAATCCGGCTCGTCGGGACCGAAGGCAGTCAAAGCAATGAACATTGGCTGGAGTTATCCTCTAAGACAACTATCAAGTCATCGTCGACGAAGATCCTGGTCGATTCTTCAGTAAGTACTGATTGTCGCTGTTTCCGGTTAACTCGCTTTAGCCTCGTGACATTGAATAACCTCTTTATCTAGATGACACTGCAAGGGAAATACTACGTTGACCGGGTTGAAATGCGAGCCGGTAGCATCCTTTTCACATCCGGGAGTGGGAATCATTCAGTCCTCCCCTTAGGATTCAGAGAAGCAGTagacgc encodes:
- a CDS encoding putative TMEM1 family protein (putative transmembrane protein), with the protein product MDPSPQAGSSSVTVEYTDPSGLFPLVQPVLANKLPLKNLHWKSPTRPVRSIESLRIGFVPAQNEANERESSGDSAVPHRRHQIPGLRQTPYLKIFLLRCDDNDTYKSTSRKALREWIKSHASMSQSTTSQEKHDACEWLILHVVQDGDGAEKAMPSSKWGRATTTVLEKVKADFNGTSKSAVDRVAQLRLPKQGTTQKPPDLADQLEDLIEKIKNGILASFDLRVAQYEEDIKEKDSQRSLPGWNFCTFFILKEGLARGFENVGLFDDALLGYDELSIGLDTAIDEQLEGSGEPHGSTFLMHTEDWQKKAKAALESPVAPKDEEDEEPTPIPELDVDDFPIDSNKKAYREMILGSNISIFDFRIYIFSRQLTLLLRAAKAPSLLNKEPDAGQTRANTIKKPENLMLLSEICERATEFISFSARNLRCDLESGLADVDNAGKAEVINNLVSSWAYAAASQILSQTSTPTLTLPESSLHAITSPADTARDFRPELPRRSSSLVSPPKTRPGRSNTDILSPDALSSVHSGLGQGIAKLALAPAPKTGSEQLASARGELLLMARRVMEEIAGRCGWREKWDDLGLLFDSESAGNSDMTEVSLDDGISQSAEKPQTTHYLSGIELPRLKAALRSRKSFRSHFEELTDDMYRHHITANRTYSAQMALADMALVRFRQSDYGAAASYFHQITPFYGSKRWTILEGVMLEMYARCLKELQRSEEYVRMSLRLLAKFASHKQSCLSTRQKTLDASSIFAEEELVSQYIEELFEASDALQKEVTAPLTDFFADLHVKPAIIHYNDKDGFQLQLSLRFLLGKRIEVDSMKIRLVGTEGSQSNEHWLELSSKTTIKSSSTKILVDSSMTLQGKYYVDRVEMRAGSILFTSGSGNHSVLPLGFREAVDAEEDSRPYIYCYPPPKGLQAKIVSPHLVNLEEMRTLELELGSGWNDIKSATLRVRPATAGLRLRIAEAEVVEGDIKISANSETGYIEFSQLGPNSFVRFRIPYTTEEHHPTLSARAEVGYETTNGRFSYSSLHSIVSGLPISVNVQDTFKDQVLFSRFTVSPAMMIPLRILKCSIPSSDVYQVQSNIGDSVAMNIFPKQPASLLYKIQQREEAVMSPGSRRSLRLSVDFTCVDDECLNAVERTFKESIAASEYQQYSTLLTSHIVDTFRTQLSTSDMEVIGLVREVETLPYSSVKWEMLLSALKEPLDGLKTWLQEWHRNHPIIGLPEQPSIPRRHIIIPVDIPEIQVVHTAELRLCNLADQPPHAAVGQMIAAELSLRHTRRWCSPENRENAGGPLEFSYEIHANPELWLVGGRRRGNFTADEGETKTFAVMLLPQKAGHLLLPGLEIKTFVPVSSTPPPKPPAPATGPAGAAPVLQRRQIACEVDYRNHGETVLVLPDLRSTTVSLSLSGGNHGAAWLIDSERRVLA